A segment of the Campylobacter sp. MIT 12-8780 genome:
TATAGATAGTTTTGTGATTATGAGGGCTGATAAAACCCCAACTTATAATTTTGCTTGTGCGGTTGATGATATGATGGAGGGCGTTACTTGCATTATAAGAGGGGAAGATCACACTTCAAACACGCCTAAACAAGAGCATATTAGAGCAAGTTTAGGCTATGATAAGCCTATGCTTTATGCACATTTGCCTATCATTTTAAACGAAGAAAGGCTAAAGATGAGTAAAAGAGAAGCGCATTCTAGCGTAAAATGGCTTTTAGAGCTTGGAATTTTGCCTGCTAGCATTGCAAATTATTTGCTTTTACTTGGCAATAAAACCCCACAAGAAATTTTTACACTTAAAGAAGCAGTAGAGTTTTTTGATCTTAAAAAGATCAGCAAAGCCCCTGCTCGTTTTGATCTTAAAAAGCTTTTACAAATCAACAGAGAACACATCAAAAGACTTGATGATGAGAGCTTAGCAGGACTTTTAGGCTTTGATGAGCTGGGCTTAAGCTTAAATTTAAAGGCTGATTTTGCAAAACTAGCTAAGTTTTATACTCAAGAAGCAAGCACTATAAATGAGCTTAAAGAAAAGCTACAAGGCATTTTTAAGCCAAATACGCATTTAGCTGAGTATAAAGAATATGAAGAACAAATTAAGCTTTTAAAAGAAATTCTAACGCAGCTTGAGCTTTCAAATTTAGATTATGAGGGCTTTAAAAACGAGCTTTTAACTAAAAGCAAGCTTAAAGGCAAGGCTTTTTTTGCACCTTTGAGGCTGC
Coding sequences within it:
- the gltX gene encoding glutamate--tRNA ligase, producing MYRFAPSPTGDMHIGNLRAALINYLCSLQDKSGFILRIEDTDTARNIAGKDEEIKELLKLFGVNWQHFYVQSKNLKYHRQMALKLVSEKKAFACFCTTEELEAKKEKAKAEGKPYRYDGTCEKLSDSEVLDNEKPFVIRLKKPSKAMEFTDLIKGKLHFEPENIDSFVIMRADKTPTYNFACAVDDMMEGVTCIIRGEDHTSNTPKQEHIRASLGYDKPMLYAHLPIILNEERLKMSKREAHSSVKWLLELGILPASIANYLLLLGNKTPQEIFTLKEAVEFFDLKKISKAPARFDLKKLLQINREHIKRLDDESLAGLLGFDELGLSLNLKADFAKLAKFYTQEASTINELKEKLQGIFKPNTHLAEYKEYEEQIKLLKEILTQLELSNLDYEGFKNELLTKSKLKGKAFFAPLRLLLTSSLHGPDLSELYPLLKPLMKEILGEKHG